The window AAAGCCCGAGGATTCTTTCCTTCGGGCTTTTTGTCTGTCCGGTGCTTCTCTAGTACAAGAGTTATCTTCGTGAAATTTCTACCACCTCACATAAACAATAAATTCCATGAACTTCCACGCCAAATGGGTTTGACTGATTCAACCCACTCCTTTGCTCCTTTCTCTTTCTCCCGCTGTTCGGATAAGGACCATTAACAGTTTCAGGAACAAAAAAAATGTAAATAAAGTTACAAAAGAGTGCATCCAGGTCCAACTGTAGTATTTAATTAATTCGGTATACCTTTCTAAAAGAAATTCCACTGTTGTCATTAGAGCACTATATAAAAAAGCCTGTGCCAATACCCCGACATGCTTCGAACGTTTCGTTGTTAGGTTGAAGAGAACATTTATCGTTGGGAATGCAAGATAATCGAACAAAACCGCTGATGAGAAGTATTGACTGAGAAATCGGACGGGATGTTCGTAATAATGCTGTTCAATTAGAATTACGGGAATAAAACTGCTAAAAAACACGGTAATTAGAAATACGTATAAACAATCTCTGATAAGTGATTTCTTTAAGGTTATGAGTAAAATAATTAAAGAAAGAACAATAGCAGACCATTGAATAATTTGATTAAACATTTGGCTACCTCATTTCAAAAATCTCACCTAAATGTAAAAATGATTCATGAACTATATATTTCCAAGAGTGAGAATGTTTAATACGTACACGTA is drawn from Paenibacillus sp. V4I7 and contains these coding sequences:
- a CDS encoding CBO0543 family protein; the encoded protein is MFNQIIQWSAIVLSLIILLITLKKSLIRDCLYVFLITVFFSSFIPVILIEQHYYEHPVRFLSQYFSSAVLFDYLAFPTINVLFNLTTKRSKHVGVLAQAFLYSALMTTVEFLLERYTELIKYYSWTWMHSFVTLFTFFLFLKLLMVLIRTAGERERSKGVG